The genomic region GAAGTAGCCGCCCCCGGCGATCCGCCCCAGGTCCAGCGTGCGCCGCGACCCGCCACGCAGGGCCTCGGCCACCGCGGCGGCGGCTTCCCGCGAGCCGCGCGGCAGCCCGACCGCGGCGGCCAGATCGTTGCCGGTGCCCGCCGGGATCACCGCGAGCGCGGTGCCGCTGCCCGCGCAGGCCTGCACCGCGGCGTGCGCGGCCCCGTCCCCGCCGAGCACCGCGAGCACGTCCACCCCGGCGGCGACCGCGGCGCGGGCCAGCTCGGCCAGGTGCTCACCGCTACCGGCGACCAGCGGCACCAGCTCGGTCACCGCCGGCCGGAGCGCGGCGGCCACGGATCCGGCGACCCGCGCCGCCGACCAGGCCCCGGAGGCCGGGCTGACCAGCAGCGCGAGCCGCGTCACGTGGCGTCGTCGTCGTAGCGGACCCTGGGCTTGTCGACCACCGGCGACGGGGTGGCCCGCACCGGCTCGATCTGCTCCACCGGCGCGGTGCCGTCCGCGATCGGCGAGGCCTCGTCGTCGTTCCAGGTGTCCCAGCCCTCGGCGGCCCGCTTGCGCGCGGCCCGCTTGTCCCGGAACCGGGCGATCTGGATGGAGAACTCGTGCAGCAGGGACAGCGCGAGGGCCAGGGCGAGCATGGAGAACGGGTCGGTGCCAGGGGTGGCGATCGCGGCGAAGACGAACAGGCCGAAGATCGCGCCGCGGCGGCTGCGCCGGAGCTTGTCGTAGGTGAGCACGCCGGCGAAGTTGAGCATCACGACCAGCAGCGGCAGCTCGAAGCTGACCCCGAAGATGATCAACAGGGCGAGCACGAAGTTGATGTAGTTGCTACCGGCCAGCGCGGTGGCGAACTCCTCGCCACCGAAGCCGACCAGCGCGATCAACGCCTTCGGGATGATGAAGAAGGCCAGCACCGCGCCGAGCATGAACAGCACCGAGGCGCAGCTGACGAAGGCGCCGGCGTACTTCTTCTCCTTGTGGTACAGCCCCGGCGTGATGAACGCCCACAGCTGGTAGAGCCAGATCGGGGCGGCCAGCACCGCGCCCACGGCCAGCGAGACCTTGAGGCGGACCATGAACGCCTCGAACGGCTGGGTCTGCAACAGCTGGCACTTGCCCGCGTTCAGCGAGACCTTGTCCGGGATGGCGCAGTAGGGGTCCAGCACGATCGAGCCCAGCGTCGGGATCGGGCCGACCGTGTACACCCACCACAGGAACGCGATCACGGCCCCGGCCACCAGGGCCAGCACCGAGACGCCCAACCGGTGCCGCAGCTCGTAAAGGTGCTCGATGAGCGTCATCGTGCCGTCGGGGTTCTTCTTCCGACGGCCGCCGAACAGCTTGCCGAGCCCTTTACGGCGGCGGAGCTCTCCGCTCCCCACCGAGTCTGTCTCCTCTTACTCCGCGCTCAGCGGTTGTCAGCGCGACCCTGGGTCTGCTCCAGCGGCGGCGCGACCTGCGGCGCGGGCTGCTGGACGACCGGCTGGGTCGGCGGCAGCGGCTGCGGCGCGGCGGTGTAGGGCTGCTGCGCGGCGGGCTGCTGCTGGACCGGCGGCTGCGGGGCGGGCGCGGCAGCCTGCTCGGCCTGCCCGTCCTCCTCGCGCATGGTCTTGGTCTCGGCCTTGAAGATGCGCATGGAGCGGCCGACCGCACGAGCCATGTCAGGCATCTTCTTGGCGCCGAACAGCAGCACGACCACCACAGCGATGATCAGCAGCTCAGGTACTCCGATAGGCACGGTCGTTCCTCCTGTCTCCCCCGCTACCCGATGGTACGCGGGGCAGGCATGTCGTCCTTGGTCGAAGCGCGTCGCTCCATGATCGCCACGCGCAACGCGGCGGAGCGGGCACGCAGCAGTCCGGTGCGGTCCCTGACCGTGCCCTGGAACCTGGCCTGGGCCCGCCCGGTGCGCTTGACCGCACCGAACACCCGGACCAGAACGATCACCAGGACGACCAGTCCGGCGAGGACCGGCAACATGAGGGACAGGTACTGCACCAGCACACCGTAGCTGGCCGCACCGACCGTGACGAGACCCGCCCGACGGATCCGATCACCCGTTTCCCGAGGGATGAACGGTTCAGAACGATCGTCTTACCCATCCTTGAACAGCACCCGGAATCCGCACCGCCGGTAGTCGCGGCGTCACAGCCGCAGCGCCCAGTCCCTCGCGACGTCGTACCACTGAGAGGCGGTCCGGTGCAGGTTCAGCGAGTGCCCGGTCTCCGGCACCACGAACGCCTCCAGCGCCACCCCGTCCCCGTACAGCGGCCGCTCCCCCGCCAGCAGCGTCGCCGCGCTGGTGCAGTCGCTGGCCCCCTCCCCGGTGAACAGCACGTCCCGGTCGCCCACCACCAGCAGCACCGGCACGGTGATCCCCGGGTACTCCGCCACCCCGGGGAAGGTGTCGTAGCCGGGGATGACATCCGGCTCGGTCAGCTGCTCGTCCAGCGCGACCAGCTGCTCGTCCACGGTCGCCGGGTGCAGGAACAGACCGGCCCTGGCGCCAGGGATGCTGGTCATGTACCCGTCGTCCAGCCCCCGTCCGGCGAAACGAGGGTCCTGGTTCGCCGGGTGGAAGTGCGCTTCGATCCCGGCGTAGACCTTCTCGTTGGGCTGGTTGGTGCCGCCGGTGAGGATGATGCCGTCCACGTCACCCGGATGGCGCAGGGCGGGGCTGAGGGCCAGCGCGATGCTGAACGAGTGGCTCACGAAGACCACCCGGCGGTAGGGAACCCCGTCCACCTCGCCCGCCCGCAACGCCTGGACCACGTGGTGCATCGAGTCGGCGTGCGCCGTGCCCAGCAGATCGGCGCTCGGCGGCCTGCTGCTGTCCCCGGTCCCGAGCCGGTCCACGGTCAGCACCGCGTGCCCCGCGCCCACCATGGTGTCCACATAGGACGGACCGTTGGCGCGCACCTGCCAGTAGCCACGGCCGTAGTAGCCGCCGGGCACCGCCACGTGCACGGTGTCGGCCGGCCCGGCCGGGGTGCGCAGCTCGCCCGCGACGTGCAGGTCGATACCCACCTGGATCCTGACGTCCACTCTGCCCCCATTGCTCAAACTTGAATACCGGTGCCAGAGTATGCCCCGCCAGCAACACCACGGCAAGCCACCAGCCCCGAAGCCGCTCGCCCGCCGCGCCCCGGCCAAGCCGCTTGCCCACCGCCGCCACTCCGGTCGCCGCCCAGCCAACGCCACCCGTGGCAGCCGCCAGCCCCGGCCGTTCCGGCGGCAGCGGCCCCGTCGTAACGGTCGGCGGCAACGGTCCAACCACGGCGGTCCAATGCCGACCGCTCAGCCGCGACGAGCCAGCGGCGGCACTCCAGCGGCGACCCTCCAGTCCCAACCGCCCAGCCGCGACGGCCCAGCGGCGGCGGTTACCGTCGCGACCGCCCAGCGGCGACTGTCCGGTCCCGGCCGCCCAGCCGCGACGCCCGGCTCAGTCCACCGGTGCCAGGCTCGCGCGGCGCAGCGCCTGCCGCGCCCGCTCCCTGATCTGCCCGGCCAGCTCCTCCGGCCGCTCCACGTGCACGTCCCGCCCCAGCCCGAGCATCAGCCGGACCATCCAGGACTCGTCGGTGTAACGCATCAGCACCCTGGCCCGGCCGTCACCCAGCTCGGTCACCTCGTCCACCGGGTAGTACTCGGCCACCCACCGCGCGTCCGGCTCCAGCACCAGCATCGCCACGTGCTGGTCCGGCTCCGGGCGGTACAGGCCCTCGGAGACGTCGGTGGGCTCGGCGTGCGGCGGGGGCGTGGCGGGCTCGGCCAGGACGTCCACCTCGTCGATGCGGTCCAGCCGGAACAGCCGCACGCCCTCGGCCCGGCGGCACCAGGCCTCCAGGTAGCTGCGGCCGTCGACCAGCAGCAGGCGCATCGGGTCCACCACCCGGTCGCTGATCTCGTCCCGGGAGATCGTGTAGTAGCGCAGCCGCACCGCGCGCCGGTCCTGCAGCGCCCGCTGCAACGGCTCGCGGACCTCGGCGGTCGCCCGGCTCTCCCGCCCGGCCAGGCCGACCACCACACCGGCGGGCTGGGCCTGGCCCACCGCGGACTCGATCTTGGCCAGGGTGCGGCGCACCGCGTCGGTGTCGGCGACGCCCGGGGTGTCGGCCAGCGCGCGCAGCGCCACCAGCAGCGCGGTCGCCTCCTCGGCGGTCAGCCGCAGCGGCCGGTTCATGCCCGCGTCGTAGGTGACCGTGACGGTGTCCCCGTCGAAGGACAGGTCGATCAGGTCACCCGGCCCGTACCCGGGCAGCCCG from Crossiella sp. CA-258035 harbors:
- the tatC gene encoding twin-arginine translocase subunit TatC; this encodes MTLIEHLYELRHRLGVSVLALVAGAVIAFLWWVYTVGPIPTLGSIVLDPYCAIPDKVSLNAGKCQLLQTQPFEAFMVRLKVSLAVGAVLAAPIWLYQLWAFITPGLYHKEKKYAGAFVSCASVLFMLGAVLAFFIIPKALIALVGFGGEEFATALAGSNYINFVLALLIIFGVSFELPLLVVMLNFAGVLTYDKLRRSRRGAIFGLFVFAAIATPGTDPFSMLALALALSLLHEFSIQIARFRDKRAARKRAAEGWDTWNDDEASPIADGTAPVEQIEPVRATPSPVVDKPRVRYDDDAT
- the tatA gene encoding Sec-independent protein translocase subunit TatA, coding for MPIGVPELLIIAVVVVLLFGAKKMPDMARAVGRSMRIFKAETKTMREEDGQAEQAAAPAPQPPVQQQPAAQQPYTAAPQPLPPTQPVVQQPAPQVAPPLEQTQGRADNR
- a CDS encoding bacteriophage holin, whose amino-acid sequence is MQYLSLMLPVLAGLVVLVIVLVRVFGAVKRTGRAQARFQGTVRDRTGLLRARSAALRVAIMERRASTKDDMPAPRTIG
- a CDS encoding alpha/beta hydrolase; the protein is MDVRIQVGIDLHVAGELRTPAGPADTVHVAVPGGYYGRGYWQVRANGPSYVDTMVGAGHAVLTVDRLGTGDSSRPPSADLLGTAHADSMHHVVQALRAGEVDGVPYRRVVFVSHSFSIALALSPALRHPGDVDGIILTGGTNQPNEKVYAGIEAHFHPANQDPRFAGRGLDDGYMTSIPGARAGLFLHPATVDEQLVALDEQLTEPDVIPGYDTFPGVAEYPGITVPVLLVVGDRDVLFTGEGASDCTSAATLLAGERPLYGDGVALEAFVVPETGHSLNLHRTASQWYDVARDWALRL
- a CDS encoding WYL domain-containing protein, which gives rise to MTASSSTERLPRLLSLVPYFLARPGVLISEAAADFGVTAQQLRKDLELLWMCGLPGYGPGDLIDLSFDGDTVTVTYDAGMNRPLRLTAEEATALLVALRALADTPGVADTDAVRRTLAKIESAVGQAQPAGVVVGLAGRESRATAEVREPLQRALQDRRAVRLRYYTISRDEISDRVVDPMRLLLVDGRSYLEAWCRRAEGVRLFRLDRIDEVDVLAEPATPPPHAEPTDVSEGLYRPEPDQHVAMLVLEPDARWVAEYYPVDEVTELGDGRARVLMRYTDESWMVRLMLGLGRDVHVERPEELAGQIRERARQALRRASLAPVD